In Elephas maximus indicus isolate mEleMax1 chromosome 7, mEleMax1 primary haplotype, whole genome shotgun sequence, the following proteins share a genomic window:
- the LOC126080640 gene encoding olfactory receptor 5A1-like — protein MASNRPMEWNGNYSSVTMFLLLGLSDEKELQLILFPIFLVIYLVTLIWNLGLILLIRMDSHLHIPMYFFLSFLSFIDICYSSSISPRMLSDFFEDEKRISFIACATQYFFVAWMGPAECCLLAAMAYDRYMAIGSPLQYSAIMAPGLCGKMVAGACVSGFLSSLSLTVSCFQLYYCGPNVIQHFFCDLPQIIALSCSNPFISQMILLLVAIVVGFGSLFVILLSYGFIAASILKISSGKGSAKAFNTCASHLAAVTLYYGTTLSVYLCPKSSQTMKQDKVLSMFYVIIIPILNPLIYSLRNKEIKEALKRLIKRATALYQSE, from the coding sequence ATGGCTTCAAACAGGcccatggaatggaatggaaactACTCTTCTGTGACCATGTTTTTACTTCTGGGTCTCTCAGATGAAAAAGAGCTGCAACTCATCCTCTTTCCGATATTCCTAGTGATCTACCTGGTGACTCTCATCTGGAACCTTGGTCTCATCCTCCTCATCAGGATGGACTCCCACCTACACatacccatgtacttttttctcagtttcctgtCATTTATAGACATCTGCTATTCTTCTTCCATCAGTCCAAGGATGCTTTCAGACTTCTTCGAAGATGAAAAAAGAATCTCCTTCATTGCCTGTGCTACTCAATATTTTTTTGTGGCCTGGATGGGTCCGGCTGAGTGCTGCCTCTTGGCCGCCATGGCGTATGACCGATATATGGCCATTGGCAGCCCTCTGCAGTACTCAGCCATCATGGCTCCTGGCCTCTGTGGAAAGATGGTGGCTGGGGCCTGCGTGAGTGGTTTCCTTAGCAGTTTATCGCTAACGGTCTCTTGCTTTCAACTTTACTACTGTGGGCCAAATGTCATTCAACATTTCTTCTGTGACCTACCTCAGATTATTGCCTTGTCTTGCTCCAATCCCTTCATCAGCCAAATGATTCTTCTTCTGGTAGCTATTGTTGTTGGATTTGGTTCTTTGTTTGTTATCCTCTTATCCTATGGTTTCATTGCAGCTTCCATCCTGAAAATATCCTCAGGCAAAGGTAGTGCCAAGGCCTTCAatacctgtgcctcccacctggCAGCTGTGACACTCTATTATGGCACAACCCTCTCTGTGTACTTGTGTCCAAAGTCTAGTCAGACCATGAAGCAGGACAAGGTGCTATCAATGTTCTATgtcatcatcatccccattttaaacCCTCTGATCTATAGTCTGAGGAACAAGGAGATCAAAGAGGCCCTTAAGAGGCTTATAAAGAGAGCAACAGCCTTATATCAGTCAGAATAA